Proteins from a genomic interval of Methanoplanus endosymbiosus:
- a CDS encoding PP2C family protein-serine/threonine phosphatase: protein MTSFSFSSLKKETALKDERIIGGGESGKIFFGNFAGITVPGIRGSNEDSIGVLSGEYVDFLVVADGLGGADYGEKASSVAVSAACRSVKKSFLGSEKIKNPEDIIKNAFVAARDAVEEEGALLRSDLNSTLVAALRYDDSIIYANTGDSRAYLLSLGDNGKYSVRHVTEDHSLIREMVEAGIVSEDKADDHPMSSVVTHTMRTDFLVDIAACHLRNNDIIMVMSDGVSGFLSDEKICEFCGLIDQKYTFEEICEMICAESLMYGSNDNISVIIRKGT from the coding sequence ATGACATCTTTTTCATTCTCTTCTTTGAAAAAAGAAACGGCCCTTAAAGATGAGAGGATTATCGGCGGAGGTGAGTCAGGGAAGATTTTTTTTGGAAATTTTGCCGGCATAACGGTCCCCGGAATTCGTGGCTCAAATGAGGATTCGATTGGTGTATTAAGCGGGGAATATGTTGATTTCCTTGTTGTTGCTGATGGCCTTGGTGGGGCTGACTACGGTGAGAAGGCATCCTCTGTTGCAGTATCTGCGGCCTGTAGATCTGTAAAGAAGTCATTTTTGGGGTCTGAAAAAATCAAAAATCCGGAAGATATAATCAAAAATGCATTTGTTGCAGCACGTGATGCGGTTGAAGAGGAAGGTGCTTTGCTCAGGTCGGATCTGAACAGTACTCTCGTTGCAGCCCTCAGATATGATGACAGTATCATTTATGCAAATACCGGGGACAGCAGGGCCTATCTCTTATCGTTGGGAGATAACGGAAAATACAGTGTCAGGCATGTGACAGAGGATCATTCACTGATCCGTGAGATGGTGGAGGCGGGAATTGTTTCTGAGGATAAGGCAGATGATCATCCTATGTCTTCTGTTGTGACTCATACCATGAGAACTGATTTTCTTGTTGATATTGCAGCGTGCCATCTTAGAAATAATGACATCATTATGGTTATGAGCGATGGTGTCTCCGGGTTTTTAAGTGATGAGAAGATCTGTGAGTTCTGTGGGTTAATTGATCAGAAATACACTTTTGAAGAGATCTGTGAGATGATCTGTGCTGAGAGTCTGATGTATGGATCAAATGATAATATCTCGGTAATTATCCGGAAGGGGACCTGA